From Pseudomonas hormoni:
TGGTTTTCCATGACGTGACGACCCGTCGCCACGCAGAGAAAGCCGCCGAAGCGGGCGTTGATGGCTTGATTGCCGTGGCCGCGGGTGCCGGCGGACACGCGGGCACCTGGAGCCCGTTTTCGCTGATTGCCGAAATCCGCCAATTCTTCGACAAGACGCTGCTGCTGGCCGGTTGCCTGAACCACGGCCACGAGATTCTGGCTGCGCAATTGCTCGGCGCGGATCTGGCCTACTTCGGTACGCGATTTATCGGCACCGCTGAAAGTCATGCACCTGACGCCTACAAAGAGATGCTGCTGACTTCCAGAGCGGCAGACATCATCCATACTCCGGCGGTGTCGGGCGTACCGGCGAGCTTTATGCGTCAGAGCCTGGAAGCGGCCGGTTTTGACATGGCGGCGTTGCAAAACAAGGGCGAAGTCAATTTCGGCTCCAAGCTCAAGCCATTGAGCGATGAAGCCAAGGCCTGGAAAACCGTGTGGTCCGCCGGCCAGGGCGTCGGAGAGATCGATGATTTGCCGAGCGTGGATCAATTGGTCGCCCGGCTGGACGCTGAATACCGCAAGGCGCTGGAACTGG
This genomic window contains:
- a CDS encoding NAD(P)H-dependent flavin oxidoreductase; this encodes MSLPALLEQRLRLPVVAAPMFLISNPQLVLACCRNGVVGSFPALNQRESSGFKSWLEEIEAGLATLENPAPYAVNLIVHNSNPRLQADLDICIEHKVPIVITSLGAVKELVDAVHSYGGLVFHDVTTRRHAEKAAEAGVDGLIAVAAGAGGHAGTWSPFSLIAEIRQFFDKTLLLAGCLNHGHEILAAQLLGADLAYFGTRFIGTAESHAPDAYKEMLLTSRAADIIHTPAVSGVPASFMRQSLEAAGFDMAALQNKGEVNFGSKLKPLSDEAKAWKTVWSAGQGVGEIDDLPSVDQLVARLDAEYRKALELAAQLPKRWPR